Proteins co-encoded in one Brassica rapa cultivar Chiifu-401-42 chromosome A02, CAAS_Brap_v3.01, whole genome shotgun sequence genomic window:
- the LOC103854050 gene encoding putative ribosome biogenesis protein slx9-like — translation MGKPSKGSETGSKSDKKFEKKLQFYTKVKDTLGSLSVQKEIGKKKKNRSRQKKLKAYDLSTLSEFLPEVNASQKSAQPAPDLKMNCKRRQELVLSEGERLNKVLDHPAFQADPIGSIFQHLQSEQPPVEEKPKKKTNTNGSKKRKNRKKGKAESMDF, via the exons ATGGGCAAACCGAGCAAAGG ATCGGAAACAGGGTCTAAATCTGACAAGAAGTTCGAGAAGAAGCTTCAGTTTTACACAA AGGTCAAAGACACACTTGGTTCCTTGTCTGTTCAAAAGGAGATTGGTAAG aagaagaaaaatcgTAGTCGTCAAAAGAAACTAAAGGCGTATGATCTCTCCACCCTCTCGGAGTTTCTTCCTGAGGTTAATGCTTCGCAGAAGTCAGCTCAGCCTGCACCTGACTTGAAGATGAACTGCAAAAGGCGACAAGAGCTCGT ATTGTCGGAAGGGGAAAGGTTGAACAAGGTTCTAGACCATCCAGCTTTTCAAGCCGATCCAATTGGTTCGATATTTCAGCACCTGCAGAGTGAACAGCCACCGGTGGAAGAGAAACCGAAGAAGAAGACTAACACAAACGGaagcaagaaaagaaaaaataggaaGAAAGGAAAAGCTGAATCAATGGATTTCTGA
- the LOC103854049 gene encoding nudix hydrolase 17, mitochondrial, translating into MGVEKMVCLVSRTGRQFQRYNKGRRQVVGCIPYRFKLSSDGKFSDEFEILVISSQKGHAMMFPKGGWELDESVEEAAARESLEEAGVLGNIGHQLGKWDFLSKSRGTYYEGLMFPMLVTEQLDLWPEQHARQRIWMNVVDAREACRDWWMKEALDVLVERLSSPLNQPKENKTISISIETMC; encoded by the exons ATGGGTGTTGAGAAAATGGTGTGTTTGGTTTCTCGCACTGGTCGTCAGTTTCAGAGATACAACAAAGGTCGTCGTCAAGTCGTCGG ATGTATTCCGTACAGATTCAAGCTATCAAGCGATGGAAAATTTAGTGATGAATTCGAAATTCTTGTTATTTCTTCTCAGAAAGGTCATGCCATGATGTTCCCAAag GGTGGTTGGGAGCTTGATGAATCTGTAGAAGAAGCTGCCGCAAGAGAATCTCTTGAAGAAGCTGGAGTTCTTGGCAATATTGGG CATCAACTAGGAAAATGGGATTTTTTGAGCAAAAGCAGAGGAACCTACTATGAAGGACTAATGTTCCCTATGCTTGTTACAGAACAACTTGATCTTTGGCCTGAACAACATGCTAGGCAAAGAATCTGG atgaATGTAGTTGACGCCAGAGAAGCTTGTAGAGATTGGTGGATGAAAGAAGCATTAGATGTTTTGGTTGAGAGACTCTCATCGCCATTAAATCAGCCAAAGGAAAATAAGACAATTTCAATCTCTATCGAGACAATGTGCTGA
- the LOC103854117 gene encoding uncharacterized protein LOC103854117, giving the protein MLVAFWWGTEDHHRKIHWVFWERLCLPIDQGGMGFRDLEVFNQAMLAKQAWKVLSSPDCFLASLLKSRCFLDGEFLYVSLGARPSYAWCSLLYGRELLMKGLRHKVGNGRQTRVWLDKWIADLVEGLRAPWIKNATFDVNLRASALIDLSTRKWNEGALNEVFVPSDIEYLLRNQPVVSKEDFKVWNLTRSDQFSMKSAYQLAFSEKTKVTQPETFNQPSVNSLKEKVWKVPTLPKIRVFVWKVLNGALPVADLLESRGIPYPRLGFHENSISENISYLLHLRQDRVGDSSSPRMWSWLLWVIWKARNELLFKSIMPNPSNILLRAKQETEEWFEAQTVKENLQLQLQFKPKKGKARWKPPLPGWTMCSLDDAKLVGVLWSLESMGSQRISNVVVAGEFAELFGAVERSQAWPSFLHQIEEIKRGKDSIDGCMDDV; this is encoded by the exons ATGTTAGTGGCTTTCTGGTGGGGAACTGAGGATCACCATAGGAAAATTCACTGGGTCTTTTGGGAAAGACTCTGCTTACCTATAGATCAAGGTGGTATGGGCTTTAGGGACCTTGAAGTTTTTAACCAGGCGATGCTTGCTAAACAAGCATGGAAGGTGCTCTCATCTCCTGACTGTTTTCTGGCTTCTCTCCTAAAGAGCAGGTGCTTTCTTGATGGTGAGTTCTTATATGTGTCCCTTGGGGCCAGGCCATCCTATGCTTGGTGTAGCCTGCTGTATGGGAGAGAGCTACTGATGAAAGGTCTCAGACATAAGGTTGGCAATGGACGGCAGACCAGAGTTTGGCTTGATAAATGGATTGCTGACCTGGTGGAAGGCTTGAGAGCTCCGTGGATTAAAAATGCTACTTTTGATGTCAATTTAAGGGCTTCAGCGCTGATAGACCTGTCTACACGCAAGTGGAATGAAGGGGCTCTTAATGAGGTATTTGTTCCTTCTGACATTGAGTACTTGCTAAGGAATCAACCGGTGGTATCAAAGGAGGACTTTAAGGTTTGGAATTTAACAAGGAGTGATCAGTTTTCTATGAAATCTGCGTATCAACTTGCCTTCTCGGAAAAAACTAAAGTGACCCAGCCTGAGACTTTCAATCAGCCGTCGGTGAACAGTCTAAAGGAGAAGGTGTGGAAAGTTCCCACATTGCCAAAGATCAGAGTCTTTGTATGGAAAGTTCTTAATGGGGCTCTGCCTGTTGCTGATTTATTGGAATCAAGAG GCATTCCTTACCCTAGACTTGGATTTCATGAGAACTCGATCTCTGAAAATATCAGTTACTTGTTACATCTGAGGCAAGATCGAGTGGGGGACAGTTCCTCACCTAGAATGTGGTCTTGGCTCCTGTGGGTAATATGGAAAGCGAGAAATGAGTTATTGTTCAAGAGCATTATGCCGAACCCCTCAAACATCTTGTTGCGAGCGAAACAAGAAACAGAGGAGTGGTTTGAGGCCCAAACGGTAAAGGAAAATTTACAGCTTCAGCTGCAGTTTAAGCCGAAGAAAGGCAAAGCCAGATGGAAGCCTCCTTTGCCAGGGTGGACGATGT GTTCTCTTGATGATGCTAAGCTTGTGGGGGTACTGTGGAGTCTTGAGAGTATGGGAAGTCAGAGGATTTCGAACGTGGTGGTGGCGGGTGAGTTTGCGGAATTGTTTGGAGCGGTGGAAAGGTCCCAAGCGTGGCCTTCCTTCCTGCATCAAATTGAGGAGATCAAGCGGGGGAAGGACAGTATTGATGGCT GTATGGATGATGTTTAA
- the LOC103854052 gene encoding F-box protein SKIP28 — translation MRTEEKEDEEEEEQWPSSRSAHEVLLIVLPYLHSLFELLSMTGVSRSLRDAIRDETALWTKIVVEPSLSSRLTDDILWDITSKSAGKLNTLILRQCLRITDKGLRRVVDANPLIRKIIVPGCTELTPEGIIGCVESLSKNNHNVETLHINGVHRFTKDHLSALSTHLPHEGAIDVEVCPKCDLVKMIPSCSRASCNRGRRQERKCRGCWFCVPRCTECAVCLGSDTEIQEAACGGDSLCLECWLVLPKCRFCNKPYCTSHSSLRHDIATNDSSSPPMFECQACHYRAGTNPYDAFDYQI, via the exons ATGAGGACGGAGGagaaagaagacgaagaagaagaagaacaatggCCATCATCAAGATCAGCTCACGAGGTTTTACTAATTGTTCTTCCATATCTCCACTCACTCTTCGAGCTTCTCTCCATGACCGGCGTTTCACGGTCCTTAAGAGACGCGATCAGAGACGAAACAGCTTTATGGACAAAGATCGTTGTTGAACCATCGCTAAGCTCTCGTCTAACCGATGATATTCTATGGGACATCACTTCCAAATCCGCCGGAAAATTAAACACTCTGATTCTCCGACAGTGTCTTAGGATCACCGACAAGGGACTTCGACGTGTGGTGGACGCAAATCCTCTCATAAGAAAG ATAATTGTGCCCGGATGCACTGAACTGACTCCAGAAGGGATCATTGGATGTGTTGAAAGCTTGTCAAAGAACAATCATAACGTGGAGACACTTCACATCAACGGCGTACATCGCTTCACTAAAGACCATCTCTCAGCACTCTCCACTCACCTTCCTCACGAGGGCGCCATAGATGTCGAGGTCTGTCCCAAATGTGACCTAGTCAAGATGATTCCCTCATGCTCAAGAGCGTCATGT AACCGTGGGAGAAGGCAAGAACGAAAGTGCAGGGGATGCTGGTTCTGCGTCCCTAGATGCACGGAGTGTGCAGTGTGCCTCGGATCAGACACtgagattcaagaagcagcctGCGGTGGCGACAGTCTGTGTCTCGAATGTTGGCTCGTGCTTCCGAAGTGCAGGTTCTGCAATAAACCATATTGCACAAGTCACAGTAGTCTGCGACATGATATTGCAACCAATGATTCTTCGTCTCCGCCCATGTTTGAATGCCAAGCTTGTCACTACAGGGCAGGTACAAACCCATACGACGCTTTCGACtatcaaatctaa
- the LOC103854051 gene encoding glucan endo-1,3-beta-glucosidase 3 has translation MAALLLLFLFLFASSALSQDSLIGVNIGTEVTDMPSPTQVVTLLKSQNINRVRLYDADRSMLLAFAHTGIQLIISVPNDQLLGISQSNATAANWVTRNVAAYYPATNITAIAVGSEVLTSLPNAAPVLVSALKYIQAALVTANLDRQIKVSTPHASTIILDSFPPSQAFFNKTWDPVIVPLLEFLQSTGSPLMLNVYPYFDYVQSNGVIPLDYALFQPLQANKEAVDANTLLHYTNVFDAIVDAAYFAMSYLNFTNIPIVVTESGWPSKGDGPEHDATVENANTYNSNLIQHVINKTGTPKHPGTAVATYIYELYNEDTRPGPLSEKNWGLFHTNGTPVYTLRLAGAGAILANDTTNQTFCVAKEKVDKKMLQAALDWACGPGKVDCSELMQGEACYEPDDVAAHSSYAFNAYYQKMGKASGSCDFKGVATVTSTDPSRGTCVFPGSAKSNQTLGHNTTALAPSANSTTSGCFPHPQASFVNLTFLSLLLLIALVFL, from the exons ATGGCTGCCCTTCTtctccttttccttttcctatttGCAAGCTCTGCTCTCTCCCAAG ATTCTTTAATCGGTGTTAACATCGGAACAGAAGTCACAGACATGCCAAGTCCAACACAAGTAGTAACCCTCCTCAAATCACAAAACATCAACCGCGTCCGTCTCTACGACGCAGACCGCTCTATGCTCCTTGCCTTCGCCCACACAGGCATCCAACTCATCATCTCGGTCCCTAACGACCAGCTCCTCGGCATCAGCCAGTCAAACGCAACCGCAGCCAACTGGGTCACTAGAAACGTGGCCGCTTATTACCCCGCCACCAACATCACAGCGATAGCCGTCGGCTCAGAAGTCCTAACCTCCTTACCCAACGCAGCTCCCGTCCTCGTCTCCGCCCTCAAGTACATCCAAGCCGCTCTCGTAACAGCCAACCTCGACCGTCAGATCAAAGTCTCAACTCCCCACGCTTCGACCATTATTCTTGATTCTTTCCCTCCTTCTCAGGCCTTCTTCAACAAGACTTGGGATCCGGTCATCGTCCCTCTCCTCGAGTTCCTCCAGTCCACAGGGTCCCCACTGATGCTTAACGTCTACCCTTACTTCGACTACGTGCAGTCTAACGGCGTTATACCGTTAGACTACGCGCTGTTCCAGCCTCTCCAAGCCAATAAAGAAGCTGTAGACGCCAACACGTTGCTACATTACACAAACGTGTTCGATGCTATTGTGGACGCGGCTTACTTCGCTATGTCTTACCTCAACTTCACCAACATCCCCATAGTGGTTACCGAGTCCGGCTGGCCGTCGAAAGGAGACGGTCCGGAGCACGATGCGACTGTAGAGAATGCGAACACTTACAATAGCAACTTGATACAGCACGTGATCAACAAGACCGGGACGCCGAAACACCCCGGGACCGCGGTAGCTACCTACATCTACGAGCTTTACAACGAGGACACGAGGCCCGGACCATTGTCTGAGAAGAACTGGGGGCTGTTTCACACGAACGGGACGCCGGTCTACACGCTGCGTTTGGCTGGCGCGGGGGCCATTCTGGCGAATGATACTACGAACCAGACGTTTTGTGTAGCCAAGGAGAAGGTTGATAAGAAGATGCTTCAGGCGGCTCTGGACTGGGCTTGTGGGCCTGGGAAGGTTGATTGTTCGGAGTTGATGCAGGGTGAGGCGTGTTATGAGCCTGATGATGTGGCTGCGCATTCTAGTTATGCGTTTAATGCTTATTACCAGAAGATGGGGAAAGCTTCCGGGAGCTGTGACTTTAAAGGAGTTGCTACGGTTACATCCACTGATCCAA GTAGAGGAACGTGCGTGTTCCCTGGAAG TGCTAAGAGCAATCAGACACTTGGACACAACACAACGGCGTTGGCTCCTTCAGCGAACTCCACTACCTCTGGCTGCTTCCCACACCCTCAAGCTTCCTTTGTTAACTTAACATTCCTCTCGCTTTTACTGCTCATTGCCTTAGTATTCTTGTAG